One stretch of Tepidibacter hydrothermalis DNA includes these proteins:
- the purM gene encoding phosphoribosylformylglycinamidine cyclo-ligase, translated as MNKISYRDSGVNIDEGNKAVDIIKEKVKSTYNKNVLGDLGSFSGLYSIKDCLSMKEPVLLSSTDGVGTKLKIAQIMDKHDTVGIDLVAMCVNDLICQGAKPLFFLDYIATGSLKSNQVEDIVSGIVEGCKDSGCALVGGETAEMPGMYSDDEYDLAGFSVGICDKENIITGESVKEGDVLIGISSSGIHSNGFSLIRKIFLDKLSWTLDKYVDELGKTLGEELLTPTKIYVNTVMDLISKHNIKSIAHITGGGLIENVTRVIPENLGITVNKNSWKELNIYSLIKKLDLVEERELYRSFNMGVGLVIIVDKKDANEILECINQTEDAYIIGEVTTDSGVVLC; from the coding sequence ATGAACAAGATAAGTTATAGAGATAGTGGAGTTAATATAGATGAAGGAAATAAGGCAGTAGATATTATAAAAGAAAAAGTTAAATCTACTTATAACAAAAATGTTTTGGGCGATTTAGGAAGCTTTAGTGGTCTATATAGTATAAAAGATTGCTTAAGTATGAAAGAACCAGTTTTATTATCTTCTACAGATGGAGTTGGTACTAAGCTTAAAATTGCTCAAATTATGGATAAACATGATACTGTAGGTATAGATTTGGTTGCAATGTGTGTAAATGACCTTATATGTCAGGGAGCAAAGCCTTTGTTCTTTTTAGATTATATAGCTACGGGAAGTCTTAAATCAAATCAAGTAGAAGATATAGTTTCAGGAATTGTAGAAGGATGTAAGGATTCTGGATGTGCACTTGTAGGTGGAGAAACAGCAGAAATGCCTGGAATGTACAGTGATGATGAATATGATTTAGCTGGATTTTCAGTTGGTATATGTGATAAAGAAAATATAATAACTGGAGAAAGTGTCAAAGAAGGTGATGTTCTTATAGGTATATCATCTAGTGGAATACATAGTAATGGATTCTCTCTTATAAGAAAAATATTCTTAGATAAGCTAAGTTGGACACTTGATAAGTATGTAGATGAGCTTGGAAAAACTTTAGGAGAAGAACTATTAACTCCTACTAAAATATATGTAAATACAGTTATGGATTTAATATCTAAACACAATATAAAATCTATAGCACATATAACTGGTGGAGGATTAATAGAGAATGTTACAAGGGTTATACCTGAAAATTTAGGAATAACTGTAAACAAAAATTCTTGGAAAGAATTGAATATATATTCTCTTATAAAAAAATTAGACTTAGTAGAGGAAAGAGAATTATATAGAAGTTTCAATATGGGAGTAGGACTTGTAATCATAGTAGATAAAAAAGATGCAAATGAGATATTAGAGTGTATAAATCAAACTGAAGATGCTTATATAATAGGAGAGGTTACTACTGATAGTGGAGTAGTATTATGCTAA
- the purF gene encoding amidophosphoribosyltransferase, with translation MCGIIGISSDKDISKELYYGLYSLQHRGQESCGIAVLNEDNNSINYHRGMGLVSDVLRKEELDNLNGNIGIGHVRYSTAGGSHVSNCQPLAGVCRRRKLSIAHNGNLINHNYLRQALEEEGFMFQTSIDSEVILYILSRYYKGNIIDSVKITMDYIKGAYSLVILSEEGLVAVRDPYGFRPLVLGKKGNEYIVSSESSSIDILGGEVIRDIEPGEIVLINNGEVKSYNYKDNYKEKQKTCIFEHVYFARNDAIIDGVNAYEFRVRSGQILAKEDDIDADIVIPVPDSGIPGALGYNKESNIPLKEGLVKNRYVGRTFIKPTQSEREIGVKLKLNPLTSVVKGKSIVLIDDSIVRGTTSKILIDSLRKAGAKEVHLRITSPPVKYSCYFGIDTPRRSQLIASKNSVEDIRKEIGADSLKFLSTDALMKAANCKNIFCMACFDGKYPIEPMVEED, from the coding sequence ATGTGCGGAATTATAGGTATTAGCTCCGATAAAGATATATCAAAAGAGCTATATTATGGACTTTACTCTCTACAGCATAGGGGGCAAGAGAGTTGTGGAATAGCTGTTTTAAATGAAGATAACAATAGTATAAACTATCACAGGGGGATGGGCCTTGTATCAGATGTCTTAAGAAAAGAAGAGCTGGATAATTTAAATGGAAATATTGGTATAGGTCATGTTAGATATTCAACTGCTGGAGGAAGCCATGTGTCTAATTGTCAACCACTTGCTGGGGTTTGCAGAAGAAGAAAATTATCTATAGCTCATAATGGGAATTTGATAAACCACAATTATTTAAGACAAGCTCTTGAAGAAGAAGGATTTATGTTTCAAACATCTATAGATTCTGAAGTTATATTATATATACTGTCTAGATATTACAAAGGTAACATTATAGATAGTGTAAAAATTACTATGGATTATATAAAAGGAGCATATTCTCTAGTAATACTTAGTGAGGAAGGGCTTGTAGCTGTTAGAGATCCTTACGGATTTAGACCTTTGGTTCTTGGTAAAAAAGGTAATGAATATATAGTTTCATCTGAGAGTTCTTCTATAGATATACTTGGAGGAGAAGTTATAAGAGATATAGAACCAGGAGAAATAGTTCTTATAAATAATGGAGAAGTTAAATCTTATAACTATAAAGATAACTATAAAGAGAAGCAGAAAACTTGTATATTTGAACATGTTTATTTTGCTAGAAATGATGCGATAATAGATGGAGTTAATGCATACGAATTTAGAGTAAGATCGGGTCAAATACTTGCAAAAGAAGATGATATAGATGCTGATATAGTAATACCTGTTCCTGATTCGGGAATACCAGGAGCATTAGGATACAACAAGGAGAGTAATATACCTTTAAAAGAAGGACTAGTTAAGAATAGATATGTTGGAAGAACATTCATAAAGCCTACTCAAAGCGAGAGAGAGATAGGTGTCAAATTAAAACTTAATCCTCTAACTTCTGTAGTTAAAGGAAAATCTATAGTATTAATTGATGATTCTATAGTTAGAGGAACAACATCAAAAATACTTATAGACTCACTTAGAAAAGCTGGCGCAAAAGAGGTACATCTTAGAATAACATCACCTCCAGTTAAGTATTCTTGCTATTTTGGAATAGATACACCTAGGAGAAGTCAGTTAATAGCATCTAAAAATTCTGTAGAGGATATAAGAAAGGAAATAGGTGCTGATTCGCTGAAGTTCTTATCTACAGATGCACTTATGAAAGCAGCAAATTGTAAGAATATATTCTGTATGGCTTGCTTTGATGGTAAATATCCAATAGAGCCTATGGTGGAGGAGGATTAG
- the purC gene encoding phosphoribosylaminoimidazolesuccinocarboxamide synthase, whose translation MEMLYEGKAKKIFKTDNNGEYLVYYKDDATAFNGVKKDEINEKGIINNKISSYVFELLESNDIKTHYVKRISDREMIVKSVEIVPLEVIVRNVSAGSMCKRFGVDEGLEFKSPVFEFSYKNDDLGDPLINDYHAIALKLATKEELDYIREQAFKINELLKTFFKKLDLKLIDFKLEFGKTQDNEIILADEVSPDTCRLWDVNTNQKMDKDRFRRDLGNVIDAYKEVLSRIEL comes from the coding sequence ATGGAAATGCTTTATGAAGGAAAGGCTAAGAAAATTTTTAAAACTGACAATAATGGTGAATATCTAGTTTATTATAAGGATGATGCTACTGCATTTAATGGAGTTAAGAAGGATGAGATAAATGAAAAGGGAATTATAAATAATAAGATATCTTCTTATGTATTTGAACTTTTAGAAAGCAATGATATAAAGACTCATTATGTAAAAAGAATTTCTGACAGAGAAATGATAGTTAAATCTGTTGAGATAGTACCTCTTGAGGTTATAGTTAGAAATGTATCAGCAGGATCTATGTGCAAAAGATTTGGAGTAGATGAAGGTTTAGAATTTAAATCTCCTGTATTTGAATTTTCATATAAGAATGATGATTTAGGAGATCCTTTAATAAATGATTATCATGCGATAGCTTTAAAACTTGCTACAAAAGAAGAATTAGATTATATAAGAGAACAGGCTTTTAAGATAAATGAACTATTGAAGACATTTTTCAAAAAACTAGATTTAAAATTAATAGATTTTAAATTAGAATTTGGAAAAACTCAAGATAACGAGATAATACTTGCGGATGAAGTATCTCCTGATACTTGTAGATTATGGGATGTAAATACAAATCAAAAGATGGATAAGGATAGATTTAGAAGAGATTTAGGAAATGTAATAGATGCTTATAAAGAGGTTCTTAGTAGAATAGAGTTATAA
- the purH gene encoding bifunctional phosphoribosylaminoimidazolecarboxamide formyltransferase/IMP cyclohydrolase: protein MNKRALISVTNKEGIVDFGRELVKLGYEIVSTGNTYKMLTESGVEAIKIDEVTKFPEILNGRVKTLNPYIHGGILFERDKCEHIETIEKHNISPIDIVVVNLYDFEGSLKKDEDHAKMIENIDIGGPTIIRAASKNYKDVTVIVDPNDYDTIIDKIKNNSLSEQDRLNLAFKAFSITARYDSLISTYFANSLGEKYPQYLNLTFEKQYELRYGENPHQKACYYKDSFSQNSILDFEKLHGKELSFNNINDLNGCLNIMSEFKDEEYVTAVAVKHTNPCGVAIGENSCEAFKKCYESAPVSIFGGIVGINSTVDENTAKMMHDIFLEIIVAYDYTDKALEILTQKKNVRILKIDDLNKSSRGYDLKYLDGKLLAQDENDKLLDKFEVITENKPNDREIEDMKFGMKIVKNMKSNGIAVVKDGKTIALGPGQTSRIWALENSINNNSDKDFEGATLASDAFFPFDDCVKFAAKYGIKNIIQPGGSRNDGDSIKACDELGISMVFTGVRHFKH from the coding sequence ATGAATAAAAGAGCGTTAATAAGCGTTACTAATAAAGAGGGAATAGTTGATTTCGGAAGAGAACTTGTGAAACTTGGATATGAGATTGTATCAACAGGAAATACTTATAAAATGTTAACAGAGTCTGGTGTTGAGGCAATTAAAATAGATGAAGTAACAAAGTTCCCTGAAATATTAAACGGAAGAGTAAAAACTTTAAATCCATATATACATGGTGGAATATTATTTGAAAGAGATAAATGTGAACATATAGAGACTATAGAAAAGCACAATATATCTCCTATAGATATTGTTGTAGTAAACTTATATGATTTTGAGGGATCTCTTAAAAAAGATGAAGACCATGCTAAAATGATAGAAAACATAGATATTGGAGGACCTACTATTATAAGAGCAGCATCTAAAAACTATAAAGATGTAACAGTAATAGTTGACCCTAATGATTATGATACTATAATAGATAAAATCAAAAACAATTCCTTATCTGAACAAGATAGATTAAATCTTGCCTTTAAAGCCTTTTCAATAACAGCTCGTTATGACTCTTTAATTTCAACTTATTTTGCAAATAGTTTAGGAGAAAAGTATCCTCAATATTTAAATTTAACATTTGAAAAACAGTACGAACTTAGATATGGAGAAAATCCACATCAAAAAGCTTGCTATTATAAAGATAGTTTCAGTCAAAATAGTATACTAGATTTTGAAAAACTCCATGGAAAAGAATTGTCTTTTAATAATATAAATGATTTGAACGGTTGTCTTAATATAATGAGTGAATTTAAAGATGAAGAATATGTAACAGCAGTTGCGGTAAAACATACTAATCCATGTGGAGTAGCTATTGGAGAAAATTCATGTGAAGCATTCAAAAAATGTTATGAGTCAGCCCCTGTATCTATATTCGGAGGAATAGTGGGAATAAATTCTACTGTTGATGAAAATACAGCTAAAATGATGCATGATATATTCTTAGAGATAATTGTAGCATATGACTACACAGATAAAGCTCTTGAAATATTAACTCAAAAGAAGAATGTTAGAATACTTAAAATAGATGATTTAAATAAAAGTAGTAGAGGATACGATCTTAAATACTTAGATGGAAAGCTTTTAGCACAAGATGAAAATGATAAATTGCTTGATAAGTTTGAAGTTATAACTGAGAATAAGCCAAATGATAGAGAAATAGAAGATATGAAGTTTGGAATGAAAATAGTTAAAAATATGAAATCAAATGGAATAGCTGTAGTTAAGGATGGAAAAACTATCGCACTAGGGCCTGGACAAACTAGTAGAATATGGGCACTTGAAAACAGTATAAATAATAATAGTGACAAGGACTTTGAAGGTGCTACACTTGCATCAGATGCATTCTTTCCATTTGATGACTGTGTA
- the purE gene encoding 5-(carboxyamino)imidazole ribonucleotide mutase, whose translation MKVAIIMGSKSDYPKLEEGVNLLKKFGIEVEKRVLSAHRTPDELMKFMENIDDVDVIIAAAGKAAHLAGVVASHTLKPVIGIPIKSSTLDGMDSLLSMVQMPKGIPVATVTIDSSLNASLLASQIMSLKYESLKTELENHRKEMAKKVLEDDEIVRNL comes from the coding sequence ATGAAGGTAGCTATAATAATGGGATCAAAGTCAGATTACCCTAAATTGGAAGAAGGAGTAAACTTATTAAAAAAATTTGGAATAGAAGTTGAAAAGAGAGTTTTATCGGCTCATAGAACACCTGATGAGTTGATGAAGTTTATGGAAAATATAGATGATGTTGATGTTATAATAGCCGCTGCTGGAAAAGCTGCACACTTAGCGGGAGTTGTTGCATCTCATACTTTAAAACCTGTAATAGGAATTCCTATTAAATCATCAACTTTAGATGGTATGGATTCTTTACTTTCGATGGTTCAAATGCCAAAGGGAATTCCAGTTGCAACTGTAACAATAGATTCTTCTTTAAATGCATCATTGCTTGCATCTCAGATAATGAGTCTGAAATATGAAAGTCTTAAAACTGAACTTGAAAATCACAGAAAAGAAATGGCTAAAAAAGTATTAGAAGATGATGAGATTGTAAGAAATTTATAA
- the purN gene encoding phosphoribosylglycinamide formyltransferase yields MLNIAVMISGSGSNLQSLIDGCKDDINGNIKVVISDNKEAYGLTRARENKIKAVYEKDEKKIIEILKNENIDLIVLAGYLKIISEEFVNEFKDKIINIHPSLIPSFCGKGYYGKIVHQKVLEYGAKITGATVHFVDEMADNGPIIIQEAVYVEDTDTVDTLQKRVLHVEHKIIKKAVKLFCDKKVEIRGRRVLINE; encoded by the coding sequence ATGCTAAATATAGCAGTTATGATATCAGGTTCTGGAAGTAATCTTCAAAGTTTGATAGATGGTTGTAAAGATGATATAAATGGAAATATAAAGGTAGTAATATCTGATAATAAAGAAGCTTATGGACTTACAAGAGCTAGAGAAAACAAAATAAAAGCTGTATATGAAAAAGATGAAAAAAAGATAATAGAAATTTTAAAGAATGAAAATATAGATTTGATAGTTTTAGCTGGATATCTAAAGATAATAAGTGAAGAATTCGTGAATGAATTCAAAGATAAGATAATAAACATTCATCCATCTTTGATACCTTCATTTTGCGGTAAGGGGTATTATGGTAAGATTGTTCACCAAAAGGTTCTTGAATACGGTGCTAAAATAACGGGAGCTACAGTTCATTTTGTAGATGAGATGGCAGACAATGGTCCTATTATAATTCAAGAGGCTGTATATGTTGAAGATACTGATACTGTAGATACTCTTCAAAAAAGAGTGCTTCATGTGGAACATAAGATAATTAAAAAAGCAGTCAAGTTATTCTGTGATAAAAAGGTTGAAATTAGGGGAAGGAGAGTGCTTATAAATGAATAA
- a CDS encoding NCS2 family permease: MQLAEKKVDSMEQPKGMLEKIFKLSEHGTTVKKEVLAGITTFMTMAYILVVNPMILGDAGMDKGAVFMATALASVIATFVMAFFANYPMALAPGMGLNAFFAYGVVLGMGYSWQFALTAVFIEGIIFILLTFFNVREKIINAIPQTLKNAVTAGIGLFIAFIGLVGVGFIEAGGAILTLGNLKSPLALLAIFGIILTSVLLSKNVKGAFLIGMIVTSAIGMVTGIVAAPHRLIDTPPSLSPIFMAFRHIPSSEIFSMDMVVVVFTFLFVDLFDTIGCLVGLASKADMLDENGNLPRAKQALFADAVGTTAGAMLGTSTVTVFVESASGIAEGGRTGLTAFTTGILFLVSTLFAPIFTSIPSQATAPVLILVGVMMASSLLKIDFNDFTEAIPAFLTVIMMPLAYSIAEGLVFGIVSYTAIKLLTGKKHEIQPTLYILSLLFILKYGFAG, translated from the coding sequence ATGCAATTAGCAGAAAAAAAAGTTGATTCTATGGAGCAGCCAAAAGGTATGCTAGAAAAGATATTTAAGCTTTCAGAACATGGAACTACTGTTAAAAAAGAAGTTCTTGCAGGTATTACGACTTTTATGACAATGGCATATATATTAGTAGTAAATCCAATGATTCTTGGTGATGCGGGAATGGATAAGGGTGCAGTATTCATGGCAACAGCACTTGCATCTGTAATAGCAACTTTTGTTATGGCGTTTTTTGCTAACTACCCAATGGCGCTTGCACCTGGTATGGGTCTTAATGCATTCTTTGCATACGGAGTTGTTTTAGGTATGGGATATTCATGGCAATTTGCTTTAACTGCCGTATTTATAGAAGGTATCATATTTATATTACTTACATTTTTCAACGTTCGTGAAAAAATAATAAATGCAATTCCTCAAACTTTAAAAAATGCTGTTACAGCAGGTATTGGATTGTTTATAGCTTTTATAGGACTTGTAGGAGTAGGATTCATAGAAGCTGGAGGAGCAATATTAACACTTGGAAATCTTAAAAGTCCATTAGCATTACTTGCAATATTTGGAATTATACTTACATCAGTTTTACTTAGTAAAAATGTTAAGGGAGCTTTTTTAATAGGAATGATAGTTACATCAGCAATAGGTATGGTTACAGGAATAGTAGCAGCGCCTCATAGATTAATAGATACACCACCGTCTTTATCTCCGATATTTATGGCTTTTAGACATATACCATCATCTGAAATATTCAGTATGGATATGGTAGTAGTAGTATTTACGTTCTTGTTCGTTGATTTATTTGATACTATAGGATGTTTAGTTGGTCTTGCTAGTAAGGCTGATATGTTAGATGAAAATGGAAATCTTCCAAGAGCAAAGCAAGCATTATTTGCAGATGCTGTAGGAACAACAGCAGGAGCTATGCTTGGAACTTCTACAGTTACAGTATTTGTTGAGAGTGCATCTGGTATAGCAGAAGGTGGAAGAACAGGTCTTACAGCTTTCACAACAGGAATATTATTCTTAGTATCAACTTTATTCGCACCTATATTTACATCAATACCATCACAAGCAACAGCACCAGTATTAATACTGGTAGGAGTTATGATGGCATCATCACTTCTTAAAATAGATTTTAATGATTTTACAGAGGCAATACCAGCTTTCTTAACAGTTATAATGATGCCACTTGCATATAGTATAGCTGAAGGATTGGTATTTGGAATAGTTTCATATACAGCAATAAAGCTTTTAACTGGTAAAAAACACGAGATTCAACCTACTTTATATATTTTATCTTTACTCTTTATATTAAAGTACGGATTCGCTGGTTAA